One segment of Rosa chinensis cultivar Old Blush chromosome 6, RchiOBHm-V2, whole genome shotgun sequence DNA contains the following:
- the LOC112170282 gene encoding FHA domain-containing protein PS1 produces the protein MGDEKAKTVVEEEPKIPVFTVLKNGAILKNIFIVNKPPPPPHSEPISSVHQETEEILIVGRHPDCNIVLTHPSVSRFHLQILSNPSSHKLFLTDLSSVHGTWISEKRIEPGVRVELRQGDTLRVGASSRLYRLHWIPLSHAYEQDALRVLNCLPVETAEPDCSDMNFEGMESLFSDDNMGLIQPPVPRGGDQSEQGVDNSSEDDCEEKKMCEIPEIDQVVNILPIEKAEFESTESISEVIESLVCGDNLGIIGRKEIPSAPPMPEEEDRSEHGGENSSKVVGQENVLSSFWAFGTESVNLFFPREDSSKENQYVQLSCVTGGSELEKEGEASPTVQILEKDQGQSDISGLSAGPFVIENSSLLIREVLAETKHQQVEEVNLTPEAKSDLLVNLDSKSSITKDQGQADQLCLSSEPLEYSDDKEEGAYPAAQIPGRNADQSSLSKDHGQNDNVLCLSAGPFVTENSSLLVGEVLGEINNQEGEEENPSQKPTLLVNLDFEISNEIRCLVDERRGETEKRSVSPKNHHEKRDTKTISSVPLVTDSIDSFSPDRDLSEIIDDKENQTPLSICTAGGQPESEFCNSPPLRSEDKSIFGESIWERRGKPASAVRIQTETSRERTTVEAGIDNDNEQEVESITPDKENLTPNTLRLRSLKKKFEVEIKLDDTQEEQEIFTPDKENFTPNTLRLRSLKKKGKLELTDSKSHRSSLSKQNLNSNIPREDLLVSPAKENQKLKDIQERKSVETTTGNQARVEKKLLLTSSTKRMPFQSLLKSSAGKNSRSEASVPDVATKNSTFLACSRTKEKVKNPLSNKFAGERKRGWTMVADTNTLLHKESRKSLQLLQGLKGTHLIIPRMVIRELDCLKQRGSLFRKKTEACLVLEWIEECMVKTNWWIHVQSSLEDGRLIAPTPPASPQSLFSEDSWGLTSGTTSSFPFLRCRSSMELVSPAAEDHILDCALLHRKMSNEGQLVLLSSDITLKIKAMAEGLICETAQEFHESLVNPSSDRFMWAGSCPRGRTWSYLADIVLAEKYNRCQLKKSSRGEGAKGLKLILLHNSQYGQIH, from the exons ATGGGCGACGAGAAAGCGAAAACAGTGGTTGAAGAAGAGCCCAAAATCCCAGTGTTCACAGTCCTTAAGAACGGAGCGATTCTCAAGAACATCTTCATCGTCAACAAACCCCCACCACCGCCACACTCCGAACCAATCTCGTCCGTCCATCAGGAAACCGAAGAAATCTTGATCGTCGGACGCCACCCCGACTGCAACATCGTGCTGACTCACCCCAGCGTCAGCAGATTCCACCTCCAAATCCTCTCTAATCCCTCCTCCCACAAGCTTTTCCTCACCGATTTATCATCAG TCCATGGGACTTGGATCTCGGAGAAGAGGATTGAGCCAGGGGTTCGAGTAGAGCTGAGGCAAGGGGACACGCTCCGGGTTGGTGCTTCTAGCAGGCTCTATAGGCTTCACTGGATTCCTTTGAGCCACGCCTATGAACAAGACGCACTCAGG GTTCTGAATTGTTTGCCAGTTGAAACCGCAGAACCTGATTGTTCTGATATGAATTTTGAGGGTATGGAGTCTTTATTCTCTGATGACAATATGGGATTAATTCAACCTCCGGTGCCTCGAGGaggagatcaaagtgaacaagGTGTTGACAACTCATCAGAAGATGATTGTGAAGAGAAAAAGATGTGTGAGATTCCAGAAATAGACCAG GTTGTGAATATTTTGCCAATTGAAAAAGCAGAATTTGAATCTACTGAATCAATTTCTGAGGTTATAGAATCTCTAGTCTGTGGTGATAATTTGGGAATTATTGGGCGGAAGGAGATCCCATCAGCACCTCCAATGCCTGAAGAAGAAGACCGAAGTGAACATGGTGGTGAGAACTCGTCAAAAGTTGTTGGTCAAGAGAATGTGTTGTCAAGCTTCTGGGCCTTTGGAACTGAATCGGTGAACCTGTTTTTTCCTCGTGAAGACTCTTCAAAGGAAAACCAGTACGTGCAACTAAGTTGTGTCACAGGAGGTTCTGAAttggaaaaagaaggagaagctTCTCCTACTGTTCAGATATTGGAAAAAGACCAGGGACAGAGTGATATCTCTGGTCTTTCAGCTGGACCTTTTGTGATAGAGAATTCATCCTTGCTGATCCGAGAAGTCCTTGCGGAGACGAAACATCAACAAGTTGAAGAAGTAAACCTGACCCCAGAAGCAAAATCAGACTTGTTGGTTAATCTGGATAGCAAAAGCTCTATAACGAAAGACCAAGGACAGGCTGATCAATTGTGTCTATCTTCTGAACCTCTTGAATATTCCGATGACAAGGAAGAGGGTGCCTATCCGGCTGCACAAATACCTGGGAGAAATGCTGACCAAAGCTCTTTGAGCAAAGACCATGGACAGAATGATAATGTCTTGTGTCTTTCAGCTGGACCTTTTGTGACGGAGAACTCATCCTTGCTGGTTGGGGAAGTCCTTGGGGAGATCAACAATCaagaaggtgaagaagaaaaCCCATCACAAAAACCTACCTTGCTGGTTAACCTGGATTTTGAGATTTCTAACGAAATCAGATGTCTTGTTGATGAAAGACGTGGAGAAACTGAAAAGAGAAGTGTGTCACCCAAAAACCACCATGAAAAGAGGGATACCAAAACCATCTCCTCTGTGCCTCTTGTCACAGATTCTATAGACTCATTTTCACCAGACAGGGATCTCTCAGAGATAATAGATGACAAAGAGAACCAGACTCCACTATCTATCTGCACTGCAGGAGGACAGCCTGAATCAGAATTCTGTAATAGCCCTCCCCTGAGATCCGAAGATAAGTCAATCTTTGGAGAAAGCATTTGGGAAAGAAGAGGTAAACCTGCTAGTGCTGTTAGGATTCAAACAGAGACAAGCAGAGAAAGAACTACTGTGGAGGCAGGAATTGATAACGATAATGAACAGGAGGTGGAAAGCATTACTCCAGACAAGGAGAATCTAACACCAAATACTCTTCGTCTGAGGTCCTTGAAAAAGAAGTTTGAGGTAGAAATTAAGCTGGATGATACTCAAGAGGAGCAGGAAATCTTTACTCCTGACAAGGAAAACTTCACTCCAAATACTCTTCGACTGAGGTCCTTGAAGAAGAAGGGTAAGCTAGAATTAACTGATTCCAAATCCCACAGATCATCCTTGTCGAAGCAAAACTTAAATTCCAATATCCCTAGAGAAGATCTGCTTGTATCGCCAGCGAAAGAGAACCAGAAGTTGAAGGATATCCAAGAAAGAAAATCAGTAGAAACTACTACTGGGAATCAAGCAAGGGTGGAAAAAAAGTTGTTGCTCACAAGCAGCACGAAAAGGATGCCATTCCAATCACTACTTAAAAGTTCTGCAGGCAAGAACAGCAGATCAGAAGCTTCAGTCCCCGATGTAGCTACTAAAAACAGCACATTTCTTGCTTGTAGTCGAACAAAGGAGAAGGTCAAGAATCCACTCTCT AATAAATTTGCTGGAGAAAGAAAGAGGGGCTGGACTATGGTTGCAGACACTAATACTCTCCTTCACAAGGAATCAAGGAAGTCATTGCAACTTCTACAAGGTCTTAAGGGGACTCATTTGATCATTCCAAGAATGG TTATACGGGAACTGGATTGCTTGAAACAGCGTGGCAGCCTGTTCAGAAAGAAAACAGAGGCTTGTTTGGTTCTGGAATGGATTGAAGAGTGTATGGTAAAAACAAATTGGTGGATCCATGTCCAGAGTTCACTGGAAGATGGAAGACTGATCGCTCCAACCCCTCCTGCTTCTCCACAGTCTCTATTTAGTGAGGACAGTTGGGGACTTACTTCTGGAACAACAAGCTCGTTTCCCTTCTTAAGATGTAGGAGTTCTATGGAACTTGTATCGCCAGCAGCAGAAGATCATATACTTGATTGTGCTCTTTTACATAGGAAGATGAGCAATGAGGGACAACTTGTTCTTCTAAGTAGTGACATCACCCTGAAGATCAAAGCCATGGCAGAG GGTTTGATTTGTGAGACAGCTCAAGAATTCCATGAGAGTTTAGTGAACCCGTCTTCTGACAGGTTTATGTGGGCTGGTAGCTGTCCCCGTGGGCGTACTTGGTCCTACTTAGCTGACATAGTTTTGGCGGAGAAGTATAATCGCTGCCAACTGAAGAAGTCATCAAGGGGGGAAGGCGCAAAAGGTCTCAAGCTCATTTTGCTCCACAATTCTCAGTATGGACAGATCCATTAG
- the LOC112171195 gene encoding uncharacterized protein LOC112171195, protein MNYNLGAKWEHEMTTNEEEEEMQEEEEEEEVDASLRFANKMMADAGNWWAYEQLHQQPQWGGSVAGRAYKNRQRGLANQRLLNDYFMDNPIFNEVEFRCRYRMRREVYLRMLDDVQTTNSHFKQSYDSVDQPSFLPYQKITCALRMLANACSANCMDESFRMPESIAIENMGQFCHTIVTIYRGLYLREPNSDDLDRLLQRAERRGFLMRLK, encoded by the coding sequence ATGAATTACAATTTGGGTGCCAAGTGGGAGCATGAGATGACCACCaatgaagaggaggaggagatgcaagaagaagaggaggaggaagaagttgATGCAAGCCTCAGATTTGCAAATAAAATGATGGCGGATGCAGGAAATTGGTGGGCTTATGAGCAACTTCATCAACAACCACAGTGGGGTGGCTCAGTTGCAGGTCGCGCTTACAAAAATCGACAACGTGGGCTAGCTAATCAAAGGTTGTTAAATGATTACTTCATGGATAATCCAATATTCAATGAGGTCGAGTTCAGATGTCGCTACAGAATGAGGCGCGAAGTTTACCTTCGCATGCTTGATGATGTTCAGACGACCAACTCCCACTTTAAGCAGTCATATGATAGCGTCGACCAACCCAGCTTCTTGCCCTATCAAAAAATAACATGCGCACTCCGTATGCTTGCCAATGCATGCTCAGCAAATTGCATGGATGAATCATTTAGGATGCCTGAATCAATTGCGATCGAGAATATGGGACAATTTTGTCATACCATTGTCACGATCTACCGGGGACTTTACCTCCGGGAACCAAATTCAGATGATTTGGATAGACTTTTACAACGAGCTGAGAGACGAGGGTttctgatgcggctgaaatag
- the LOC112170283 gene encoding protein SENSITIVE TO PROTON RHIZOTOXICITY 1 isoform X2, with translation MDHKDKVCADPWAKDLRNKACSDRLPFANFGSHQHQNKWEDPSILDYGMRIEPSFQKLSQPSEDQTSLPCNSNNEKTIADGEDVQMNDILHASKIQDWDPRTMLTNLSFLEQKIHQLQDLVHLIVGRRGQVQGRPDELVAQQQQLITADLTSIIAQLISTAGTEAPVKLQINSGSKLSEQPNQTDLITNYGTEQSYNIEEHESKDEEDADDGENLPPGTYEILQLEKEEILAPHTHFCAICGKGFKRDANLRMHMRGHGDEYKTPAALAKPNKESSSEPTLIKRYSCPYAGCKRNKDHKKFQPLKTILCVKNHYKRTHCDKSYTCSRCNTKKFSVIADLKTHEKHCGKDKWLCSCGTTFSRKDKLFGHIALFQGHTPAIPMDETKTTVGPSEHGEGSEAPNRVGSINFNFGSIVPSGSGLVQNIMDVKESVDDPTSYFSPLNFDTCNFDGFHEFPRPPFEDSESSFSFLMPGSCNYTQKTGGESNSKKVE, from the exons ATGGATCATAAAGATAAGGTTTGTGCAGACCCCTGGGCAAAGGATTTAAGAAATAAGGCTTGCTCGGATCGGCTGCCTTTTGCCAATTTCGGTTCGCACCAGCATcaaaacaagtgggaagatccCTCTATTTTAGATTATGGCATGAGGATTGAACCGTCCTTCCAGAAACTCAGCCAGCCGTCCGAGGATCAAACTTCACTTCCTTGCAACTCCAACAATGAGAAAACAATTGCAGATGGAGAAGATGTTCAGATGAATGATATACTCCATGCCAGTAAAATTCAAGATTGGGATCCAAGAACAATGTTGACCAATCTTTCGTTCCTGGAACAAAAGATCCATCAGCTCCAGGATTTAGTGCATTTGATTGTTGGCCGGAGAGGCCAAGTTCAAGGACGACCGGATGAGCTGGTGGCTCAACAACAGCAGCTCATAACTGCTGATCTTACTTCAATCATAGCTCAATTGATCTCTACGGCAG GAACTGAAGCTCCGGTTAAGTTGCAAATTAATAGCGGAAGCAAGTTATCTGAGCAGCCCAACCAAACTGACCTGATCACTAACTATGGGACTGAGCAAAGCTACAACAttgaagaacatgaatcaaaagaTGAAGAGGATGCTGATGATGGCGAGAACCTTCCGCCTGGTACTTATGAAATCTTACAGCTAGAGAAAGAAGAAATCCTTGCACCACACACTCATTTCTGTGCTATATGTGGAAAGGGATTCAAGAGGGATGCAAACTTAAGGATGCACATGAGAGGTCATGGAGACGAGTACAAAACCCCAGCTGCACTTGCAAAGCCCAACAAAGAATCTAGTTCTGAACCAACACTCATCAAAAGGTATTCATGCCCTTATGCTGGCTGCAAGAGGAACAAGGATCACAAGAAGTTTCAGCCTTTGAAGACCATTTTATGTGTCAAAAATCACTACAAGAGAACCCACTGTGACAAAAGTTACACTTGCAGCAGGTGCAACACCAAGAAGTTCTCCGTTATTGCAGATCTCAAAACTCATGAGAAGCACTGTGGTAAGGACAAGTGGCTTTGTTCTTGTGGCACAACCTTCTCCAGGAAAGACAAGCTTTTTGGACATATTGCGCTGTTTCAAGGTCACACTCCTGCCATTCCCATGGACGAAACAAAAACaactgttgggccatctgaacATGGGGAAGGTAGTGAAGCACCAAACAGAGTTGGTAGCATCAACTTCAATTTTGGCTCCATTGTGCCAAGTGGCAGTGGTTTAGTTCAGAATATTATGGATGTGAAAGAAAGTGTCGACGATCCTACTAGTTATTTCTCGCCGTTGAATTTTGATACGTGTAATTTTGATGGGTTTCATGAGTTCCCTCGACCCCCATTTGAAGATTCAGAGAGTTCATTCTCTTTTCTTATGCCAGGGTCCTGTAATTACACTCAGAAAACTGGTGGTGAGTCAAATTCCAAAAAAGTTGAGTGA
- the LOC112171196 gene encoding secreted RxLR effector protein 161-like: protein MISNFKPDMMMKYEVSDLGIMHYFLGIEIVQSVEGIFITQKKYAKTILKKFKMLGCKSVATPLVVNENFQKEDGSGSANESIYRSLVGSLLYLTATRPDLMYAASLLSRFMHKPTKVHYGAAKRILRYIQGTIEFGIMYERNVEPKLFGFCDSDWGGSVDDLKSTSGYTFILGTGVFYWASKKQKSVALSTAEAEYVFASIAISQAIWLKRVIEDFGEKQNLQQPFSATTSLQLP from the coding sequence atgatttcaaatttcaagCCTGATATGATGATGAAATATGAAGTGAGTGATTTGGGAATCATGCATTATTTTCTGGGAATTGAAATAGTTCAATCAGTGGAGGGAATCTTCATTACACAAAAAAAATATGCAAAGACAATTCTAAAGAAGTTCAAAATGCTTGGTTGCAAATCTGTCGCAACACCTCTAGTTgtcaatgaaaattttcaaaaagaagATGGAAGTGGTAGTGCAAATGAGAGTATATACAGAAGTTTAGTGGGAAGTTTGCTTTACTTGACAGCAACAAGGCCTGACCTTATGTATGCTGCAAGCCTGTTATCCAGATTTATGCACAAGCCAACCAAAGTACACTATGGAGCTGCAAAGAGGATCCTAAGATACATTCAAGGTACAATTGAGTTTGGAATCATGTATGAGAGGAATGTGGAACCAAAACTCTTTGGTTTCTGTGATAGTGATTGGGGAGGCAGTGTAGATGACTTGAAAAGCACATCTGGGTATACTTTCATATTGGGAACTGGTGTATTCTATTGGGCTTCAAAGAAGCAAAAATCAGTGGCCTTATCTACAGCTGAAGCTGAGTATGTGTTTGCATCTATAGCTATTTCGCAAGCAATTTGGCTCAAAAGAGTCATTGaagattttggtgaaaaacaaaatctgcaacaaccatTCTCTGCGACAACAAGTCTGCAATTGCCCTGA
- the LOC112170283 gene encoding protein SENSITIVE TO PROTON RHIZOTOXICITY 1 isoform X1: protein MDHKDKVCADPWAKDLRNKACSDRLPFANFGSHQHQNKWEDPSILDYGMRIEPSFQKLSQPSEDQTSLPCNSNNEKTIADGEDVQMNDILHASKIQDWDPRTMLTNLSFLEQKIHQLQDLVHLIVGRRGQVQGRPDELVAQQQQLITADLTSIIAQLISTAGSLLPSVKHTLSTATSSVGQFGQLGGSFVSSGAGTEAPVKLQINSGSKLSEQPNQTDLITNYGTEQSYNIEEHESKDEEDADDGENLPPGTYEILQLEKEEILAPHTHFCAICGKGFKRDANLRMHMRGHGDEYKTPAALAKPNKESSSEPTLIKRYSCPYAGCKRNKDHKKFQPLKTILCVKNHYKRTHCDKSYTCSRCNTKKFSVIADLKTHEKHCGKDKWLCSCGTTFSRKDKLFGHIALFQGHTPAIPMDETKTTVGPSEHGEGSEAPNRVGSINFNFGSIVPSGSGLVQNIMDVKESVDDPTSYFSPLNFDTCNFDGFHEFPRPPFEDSESSFSFLMPGSCNYTQKTGGESNSKKVE from the coding sequence ATGGATCATAAAGATAAGGTTTGTGCAGACCCCTGGGCAAAGGATTTAAGAAATAAGGCTTGCTCGGATCGGCTGCCTTTTGCCAATTTCGGTTCGCACCAGCATcaaaacaagtgggaagatccCTCTATTTTAGATTATGGCATGAGGATTGAACCGTCCTTCCAGAAACTCAGCCAGCCGTCCGAGGATCAAACTTCACTTCCTTGCAACTCCAACAATGAGAAAACAATTGCAGATGGAGAAGATGTTCAGATGAATGATATACTCCATGCCAGTAAAATTCAAGATTGGGATCCAAGAACAATGTTGACCAATCTTTCGTTCCTGGAACAAAAGATCCATCAGCTCCAGGATTTAGTGCATTTGATTGTTGGCCGGAGAGGCCAAGTTCAAGGACGACCGGATGAGCTGGTGGCTCAACAACAGCAGCTCATAACTGCTGATCTTACTTCAATCATAGCTCAATTGATCTCTACGGCAGGTAGTCTTCTTCCATCCGTTAAGCATACGCTTTCCACTGCAACATCTTCTGTGGGACAGTTTGGGCAGCTAGGTGGTTCATTTGTTTCTTCTGGAGCAGGAACTGAAGCTCCGGTTAAGTTGCAAATTAATAGCGGAAGCAAGTTATCTGAGCAGCCCAACCAAACTGACCTGATCACTAACTATGGGACTGAGCAAAGCTACAACAttgaagaacatgaatcaaaagaTGAAGAGGATGCTGATGATGGCGAGAACCTTCCGCCTGGTACTTATGAAATCTTACAGCTAGAGAAAGAAGAAATCCTTGCACCACACACTCATTTCTGTGCTATATGTGGAAAGGGATTCAAGAGGGATGCAAACTTAAGGATGCACATGAGAGGTCATGGAGACGAGTACAAAACCCCAGCTGCACTTGCAAAGCCCAACAAAGAATCTAGTTCTGAACCAACACTCATCAAAAGGTATTCATGCCCTTATGCTGGCTGCAAGAGGAACAAGGATCACAAGAAGTTTCAGCCTTTGAAGACCATTTTATGTGTCAAAAATCACTACAAGAGAACCCACTGTGACAAAAGTTACACTTGCAGCAGGTGCAACACCAAGAAGTTCTCCGTTATTGCAGATCTCAAAACTCATGAGAAGCACTGTGGTAAGGACAAGTGGCTTTGTTCTTGTGGCACAACCTTCTCCAGGAAAGACAAGCTTTTTGGACATATTGCGCTGTTTCAAGGTCACACTCCTGCCATTCCCATGGACGAAACAAAAACaactgttgggccatctgaacATGGGGAAGGTAGTGAAGCACCAAACAGAGTTGGTAGCATCAACTTCAATTTTGGCTCCATTGTGCCAAGTGGCAGTGGTTTAGTTCAGAATATTATGGATGTGAAAGAAAGTGTCGACGATCCTACTAGTTATTTCTCGCCGTTGAATTTTGATACGTGTAATTTTGATGGGTTTCATGAGTTCCCTCGACCCCCATTTGAAGATTCAGAGAGTTCATTCTCTTTTCTTATGCCAGGGTCCTGTAATTACACTCAGAAAACTGGTGGTGAGTCAAATTCCAAAAAAGTTGAGTGA